One part of the Actinomyces howellii genome encodes these proteins:
- a CDS encoding DsbA family protein has translation MAPNSPRPTKAERRSAARARAQALREEQERRERRAKIARRSLLGAGVLGVGGVAAALILTDRNRSSGGGTIAQGKANTEGVPAPVLSDGSWTYGANMELDAVNSGGGVLDVYFDYSCHFCASFETLHAPEIEELVKAGTVTLVLHPCKVLSMDWTDLVMNSMGVVLDTEPDKALAFHNAVMGLFTTIYESQDTSMMTVENIVSTAQEAGVSSGTTDAFQAAVDANTYAAWTDLGTTTFRNAGFQGTPTVLYEGTQIELSTIGTSTGLTDYIKGLG, from the coding sequence GTGGCCCCCAACAGCCCCCGCCCCACCAAAGCTGAGCGCCGGTCCGCTGCGCGTGCCCGGGCCCAGGCCCTGCGTGAGGAGCAGGAGCGTCGCGAGCGGCGCGCGAAGATCGCCCGCCGCAGCCTGCTGGGTGCTGGGGTCCTCGGCGTCGGCGGAGTGGCTGCCGCGCTCATCCTGACCGACCGTAACCGCTCGAGCGGGGGCGGCACGATCGCTCAGGGCAAGGCGAACACCGAGGGGGTCCCGGCGCCGGTCCTGTCCGACGGCTCGTGGACCTACGGCGCGAACATGGAGCTCGACGCGGTCAACAGCGGCGGGGGCGTCCTGGACGTGTACTTCGACTACTCGTGCCACTTCTGCGCCAGCTTCGAGACCCTGCATGCCCCGGAGATCGAGGAGCTCGTCAAGGCGGGCACGGTCACCCTGGTCCTGCACCCCTGCAAGGTCCTGTCGATGGACTGGACCGACCTGGTCATGAACTCCATGGGCGTGGTCCTGGACACCGAGCCCGACAAGGCGCTCGCCTTCCACAACGCGGTCATGGGCCTGTTCACGACGATCTACGAGTCGCAGGACACCTCGATGATGACCGTGGAGAACATCGTGTCCACGGCGCAGGAGGCAGGGGTCTCCTCGGGGACCACCGACGCCTTCCAGGCGGCTGTCGACGCCAACACCTACGCGGCCTGGACCGACCTGGGGACGACGACCTTCAGGAACGCCGGCTTCCAGGGCACGCCGACCGTCCTCTACGAGGGCACGCAGATCGAGCTGTCCACGATCGGCACGAGCACCGGCCTGACCGACTACATCAAGGGGCTCGGCTGA
- a CDS encoding WXG100 family type VII secretion target: MPVFAVDTQAVADTASRARTRIATIQTEVDGMQGDISILQTSWTGGASDSMAACAADWHVTALQVQASLDSISMALDHAAVSYDDAETANTGRFGGQGRAPYA; encoded by the coding sequence ATGCCCGTCTTCGCCGTCGACACCCAGGCGGTCGCCGACACCGCCTCGCGCGCCCGCACCCGTATCGCCACCATCCAGACCGAGGTCGACGGGATGCAGGGAGACATCTCGATCCTCCAGACCTCGTGGACAGGAGGGGCCTCTGACTCCATGGCGGCCTGCGCCGCCGACTGGCACGTGACCGCCCTCCAGGTCCAGGCGAGCCTCGACTCGATCTCGATGGCACTCGACCACGCCGCCGTGTCCTACGACGACGCCGAGACGGCCAACACCGGCCGCTTCGGCGGCCAGGGACGCGCCCCCTACGCCTGA
- the groL gene encoding chaperonin GroEL (60 kDa chaperone family; promotes refolding of misfolded polypeptides especially under stressful conditions; forms two stacked rings of heptamers to form a barrel-shaped 14mer; ends can be capped by GroES; misfolded proteins enter the barrel where they are refolded when GroES binds) codes for MTKIIAFDEEARRGMERGLNTLADTVKVTLGPKGRNVVLDKKWGAPTITNDGVTIAKEIELEEPFEKIGAELVKEVAKKTDDVAGDGTTTATVLAQALVREGLRNVAAGANPIAVRRGIDKAVAVIVERLLADSKEVETPEEIAATASISAADEQIGQLIAEALEKVGHEGVVTVEESNTFGLELEVTEGMRFERGFISPYFVTDPDRQEAVLEDTYVLLVDTKISNVKDLLPLLEKVMQSGKPLTIIAEDVEAEALATLVVNRIRGTFKSVAVKAPGFGDRRKAMLQDMAILTGGTVISETVGLKLENATLEDLGQARKVVVTKDETTIVEGAGDREAIEARVSQIRGEIETSDSDYDREKLAERLAKLSGGVAVIKSGAATEVELKERKHRIEDAVRNAKAAVEEGIVAGGGVALIQAAEALDTLALDGDEATGAAIVKVAVEAPLKQIAVNAGFEGGVVVDRVRSLPVGEGLNAASGEYVNLLAAGIADPVKVTRSALQNAASIAGLFLTTEAVVADKPEPPAAPAGGGDDMGGMY; via the coding sequence ATGACCAAGATCATCGCCTTCGACGAGGAGGCCCGCCGCGGGATGGAGCGGGGTCTCAACACCCTGGCCGACACCGTCAAGGTCACCCTGGGCCCCAAGGGCCGCAACGTCGTGCTCGACAAGAAGTGGGGCGCCCCCACGATCACCAACGACGGCGTGACCATCGCCAAGGAGATCGAGCTCGAGGAGCCCTTCGAGAAGATCGGCGCCGAGCTCGTCAAGGAGGTCGCCAAGAAGACCGACGACGTCGCCGGAGACGGCACGACGACCGCCACCGTCCTGGCCCAGGCGCTCGTGCGCGAGGGCCTGCGCAACGTGGCCGCCGGCGCCAACCCGATCGCCGTGCGCCGCGGCATCGACAAGGCCGTGGCCGTCATCGTCGAGCGCCTGCTCGCCGACTCCAAGGAGGTCGAGACCCCCGAGGAGATCGCCGCCACCGCCTCGATCTCCGCCGCCGACGAGCAGATCGGCCAGCTCATCGCCGAGGCCCTTGAGAAGGTGGGCCACGAGGGCGTCGTCACCGTCGAGGAGTCCAACACCTTCGGCCTGGAGCTCGAGGTCACCGAGGGCATGCGCTTCGAGCGCGGCTTCATCTCGCCGTACTTCGTCACCGACCCCGACCGTCAGGAGGCCGTCCTGGAGGACACCTACGTCCTGCTGGTCGACACCAAGATCTCCAACGTCAAGGACCTGCTGCCGCTGCTCGAGAAGGTCATGCAGTCGGGCAAGCCCCTGACGATCATCGCCGAGGACGTCGAGGCCGAGGCCCTGGCCACCCTCGTCGTCAACCGCATCCGCGGCACCTTCAAGTCCGTGGCCGTCAAGGCCCCCGGCTTCGGCGACCGCCGCAAGGCGATGCTTCAGGACATGGCGATCCTCACCGGCGGCACCGTCATCTCCGAGACGGTCGGCCTCAAGCTGGAGAACGCCACCCTCGAGGACCTGGGTCAGGCTCGCAAGGTCGTCGTCACCAAGGACGAGACGACCATCGTCGAGGGCGCCGGGGACCGCGAGGCCATCGAGGCCCGCGTCTCCCAGATCCGCGGCGAGATCGAGACCTCCGACTCGGACTACGACCGCGAGAAGCTCGCCGAGCGCCTCGCCAAGCTCTCCGGCGGCGTGGCCGTCATCAAGTCCGGTGCTGCCACCGAGGTTGAGCTCAAGGAGCGCAAGCACCGCATCGAGGACGCCGTGCGCAACGCCAAGGCCGCTGTCGAGGAGGGCATCGTCGCCGGTGGTGGCGTCGCCCTCATCCAGGCCGCCGAGGCCCTCGACACCCTGGCCCTCGACGGTGACGAGGCCACCGGCGCCGCGATCGTCAAGGTCGCCGTCGAGGCCCCGCTCAAGCAGATCGCCGTCAACGCCGGCTTCGAGGGCGGCGTCGTCGTCGACCGCGTGCGCAGCCTGCCCGTGGGCGAGGGCCTCAACGCCGCCTCCGGGGAGTACGTCAACCTGCTGGCCGCCGGCATCGCCGACCCGGTCAAGGTGACCCGCTCCGCGCTGCAGAACGCCGCCTCCATCGCCGGTCTGTTCCTGACCACCGAGGCGGTCGTGGCCGACAAGCCCGAGCCCCCGGCCGCCCCGGCCGGCGGCGGGGACGACATGGGCGGCATGTACTGA
- a CDS encoding serine/threonine-protein kinase yields the protein MTHNPDARATTPTALAALRAGTDVGGYRLVRRLGAGGMGVVWEVADASGQRVAMKILHPQIAADPMARRRLDREASVLARVKDSRVARILDIETGDGADGTGVTFVITELIDGPTLQFEVDHEGAYDLSTDVRDLADLAHGLADALSAVHDAGVIHRDLKPSNVMLGAQGPVLIDFGIAQVADDVRLTQTGQVTGTPGFIPPEMLDGDEPSPAVDWYACAGVLLFAVTGRAPFGSGPWQAVFRRVYAGTPELGDLEEQCPALARAFTRALAPSQDSRLAMADLLNVLDEVADGGSGEVALSEALGEEDEAQRDTGTFRGYGITSDTPGATPTPASPTSGAYGYIATASPVRSAETPGPSAPSAGASTGPQAGLPASVPPRSAASAASGPAAATPGSGTIPRSFAPAGAAPARPAPTAQPVAGPAGALGPEPFGPQAGAAGPGVQQRPPQQVPPHQAPQQPMALRPAASQPHAVQPPASQQPMALRPAASQPQVAQRPAPQPQTGAHGVPAFGPGAAGTDGLPTNRGALPDWAAEPQRSPAVVGAVALLLVTISTWVPVWMMIVTTVLVVIVGTVGRAEDARRWRRLQAGQVQSSDNSRMWAAMPWYFLRSLVGTLFAVMPGLMTVLVIIYFWAMDMFNGTGFLGRAMAGIDVYHRTGLFCATLIVIFLLLLWFVPWGATTRRGAARTVLAVLGNGPGRVVGLVGILAAVAAFLLLFILAVLPPVTFHPLYR from the coding sequence ATGACCCACAACCCTGACGCGCGGGCGACCACGCCGACCGCCCTGGCCGCGCTGCGTGCCGGCACTGATGTCGGTGGCTACCGACTGGTGCGGCGCCTGGGCGCCGGGGGGATGGGCGTGGTCTGGGAGGTGGCGGACGCCTCGGGACAGCGCGTCGCCATGAAGATCCTCCACCCGCAGATCGCCGCGGACCCGATGGCCCGACGGCGTCTGGACCGCGAGGCCTCCGTCCTGGCGCGGGTCAAGGACAGCCGGGTGGCGCGGATCCTGGACATTGAGACCGGCGACGGGGCGGACGGAACCGGGGTGACCTTCGTCATCACCGAACTCATTGACGGCCCCACCCTTCAGTTCGAGGTCGACCACGAGGGCGCCTACGACCTGTCGACCGACGTCCGGGACCTCGCCGACCTCGCCCACGGCCTGGCGGACGCCCTGAGCGCCGTCCACGACGCCGGCGTCATCCACCGTGATCTCAAGCCCTCCAACGTCATGCTCGGGGCGCAGGGCCCGGTGCTCATCGACTTTGGTATCGCCCAGGTGGCCGACGACGTCCGACTGACCCAGACGGGACAGGTCACGGGCACCCCCGGCTTCATCCCCCCGGAGATGCTCGACGGCGACGAGCCGAGCCCGGCGGTGGACTGGTACGCCTGCGCCGGCGTGCTCCTGTTCGCCGTGACGGGGCGCGCGCCCTTCGGCTCCGGCCCCTGGCAGGCCGTCTTCCGTCGCGTCTACGCCGGGACCCCTGAGCTGGGCGACCTCGAGGAGCAGTGTCCCGCCCTGGCGCGGGCGTTCACCAGGGCGCTCGCCCCCTCCCAGGACTCGCGCCTGGCGATGGCGGACCTGCTCAACGTGCTCGACGAGGTCGCCGACGGCGGCAGCGGCGAGGTGGCGCTCTCCGAGGCCCTGGGTGAGGAGGACGAGGCCCAGCGGGACACCGGGACCTTCCGGGGGTACGGCATCACGAGCGACACCCCGGGCGCGACCCCAACACCAGCCTCGCCGACGTCGGGCGCCTACGGCTACATCGCGACCGCGAGCCCCGTCCGCTCCGCCGAGACCCCGGGACCGAGCGCGCCGTCCGCGGGGGCCTCGACAGGGCCTCAGGCGGGCCTGCCCGCCTCCGTCCCTCCCCGGTCCGCCGCCTCAGCCGCCTCAGGGCCAGCGGCCGCGACCCCCGGCTCAGGAACGATCCCCCGGTCCTTCGCCCCGGCCGGCGCGGCCCCTGCGCGCCCCGCGCCGACGGCGCAGCCCGTTGCCGGCCCCGCCGGCGCCCTCGGCCCCGAGCCCTTCGGGCCGCAGGCGGGCGCCGCGGGCCCGGGGGTCCAGCAGCGGCCCCCCCAGCAGGTTCCCCCGCACCAGGCTCCTCAACAGCCGATGGCCCTGCGCCCAGCAGCCTCGCAGCCTCATGCGGTCCAGCCGCCGGCTTCCCAGCAGCCGATGGCCCTGCGCCCTGCGGCCTCGCAGCCTCAGGTGGCCCAGCGGCCTGCGCCTCAGCCGCAGACCGGTGCCCACGGGGTGCCGGCCTTCGGCCCGGGCGCGGCGGGCACGGACGGGCTGCCGACGAACAGGGGGGCTCTGCCGGATTGGGCGGCCGAACCGCAGAGGTCGCCCGCGGTCGTCGGCGCCGTCGCCCTCCTGCTCGTGACGATCTCGACCTGGGTCCCCGTGTGGATGATGATCGTCACCACGGTCCTCGTCGTCATCGTGGGGACGGTGGGGCGTGCGGAGGACGCGAGGCGCTGGCGCCGTCTCCAGGCCGGGCAGGTCCAGTCCTCGGACAACTCGCGGATGTGGGCGGCGATGCCCTGGTACTTCCTGCGCTCGCTGGTCGGCACCCTCTTCGCGGTCATGCCTGGCCTCATGACGGTGCTGGTCATCATCTACTTCTGGGCCATGGACATGTTCAACGGGACAGGGTTCCTGGGTCGCGCCATGGCGGGCATCGACGTCTACCACCGCACCGGCCTGTTCTGCGCCACGCTCATCGTCATCTTCCTTCTCCTCCTGTGGTTCGTCCCGTGGGGGGCCACGACACGCAGGGGGGCTGCGCGCACCGTCCTCGCCGTGCTGGGCAACGGGCCCGGGCGCGTCGTCGGCCTCGTCGGGATCCTCGCCGCGGTCGCTGCGTTCCTCCTCCTGTTCATCCTGGCCGTGCTGCCGCCGGTCACCTTCCACCCCTTGTACCGCTGA
- a CDS encoding PspA/IM30 family protein: MAEKQSILGRIAQLTRANVNALLDRAEDPEKMLNQLVRDYTASIAEARDAVAQTIGNLRLAEKDHAADVAEARDWGNKALAASRKADELRAGGDAAGADKWDSLAKIALTKQITAENEAKAAEPMIASQRQVVDQLKTGLQQMEVKLGELQSKRDQLIARQKTAEAQVKVQGAIRSINVLDPTSELARYEDQVRRVEAQAAGQMELAGASLESQFAELESSGTQLEAEARLAALKSGGSTLTAAPAPAQITDGDAVDAAFEALKAQGAEQPAESEESSY, from the coding sequence ATGGCCGAGAAGCAGTCGATCCTGGGCCGCATCGCCCAGCTGACCCGCGCCAACGTCAACGCCCTCCTGGACCGCGCCGAGGACCCGGAGAAGATGCTCAACCAGCTCGTGCGCGACTACACCGCCTCGATCGCCGAGGCCCGTGACGCCGTCGCCCAGACGATCGGCAACCTGCGTCTGGCCGAGAAGGACCACGCCGCGGACGTCGCCGAGGCCCGGGACTGGGGGAACAAGGCGCTGGCGGCCTCACGCAAGGCTGACGAGCTGCGCGCCGGTGGTGACGCCGCGGGGGCCGACAAGTGGGACTCGCTGGCCAAGATCGCGCTGACCAAGCAGATCACCGCGGAGAACGAGGCCAAGGCCGCCGAGCCGATGATCGCCTCCCAGCGCCAGGTCGTCGACCAGCTCAAGACCGGTCTGCAGCAGATGGAGGTCAAGCTCGGCGAGCTGCAGTCCAAGCGTGACCAGCTCATCGCCCGTCAGAAGACCGCCGAGGCCCAGGTCAAGGTCCAGGGCGCCATCCGCTCGATCAACGTGCTCGACCCCACCAGCGAGCTCGCCCGCTACGAGGACCAGGTGCGCCGGGTCGAGGCCCAGGCCGCCGGCCAGATGGAGCTGGCGGGAGCCTCCCTGGAGTCCCAGTTCGCCGAGCTGGAGTCCTCCGGCACCCAGCTCGAGGCCGAGGCGCGCCTGGCCGCGCTCAAGTCGGGGGGATCCACCCTGACCGCAGCACCCGCCCCCGCCCAGATCACTGACGGCGACGCCGTCGACGCCGCCTTCGAGGCGCTCAAGGCCCAGGGTGCCGAGCAGCCCGCCGAGTCCGAGGAGTCCTCCTACTGA
- a CDS encoding response regulator transcription factor, with protein sequence MDRHPDSQHTPREAHLLVVDDEPNIRDLLASSLRFAGFEVSTAADGNGALRGIEDDAPDLVVLDVMLPDMDGFTVARRLRERDVTTPILFLTARDDMADKVQGLTVGGDDYVTKPFGLEEVVARIRAILRRTHAVEGEDDGVVRVADLVLDEDAHEVHRAGVEVELSPTEFKLLRYLMLNAGRVVSKAQILDHVWEYDWNGDAAIVESYISYLRRKVDQIDGRDGEPVTPLIQTRRGVGYMLREPKGE encoded by the coding sequence ATGGACCGACATCCCGACTCCCAGCACACCCCCCGCGAGGCCCACCTCCTCGTTGTCGACGACGAGCCCAACATCCGTGACCTGCTCGCCTCGTCCCTGCGCTTCGCGGGCTTCGAGGTCTCGACGGCGGCTGACGGAAACGGCGCGCTGCGCGGCATCGAGGACGACGCCCCTGACCTCGTCGTCCTCGACGTCATGCTCCCCGACATGGACGGCTTCACGGTCGCGCGGCGCCTGCGCGAGCGCGACGTGACCACCCCGATCCTCTTCCTGACGGCCCGCGACGACATGGCGGACAAGGTCCAGGGCCTGACCGTCGGCGGAGACGACTACGTGACCAAGCCCTTCGGCCTCGAGGAGGTCGTCGCCCGGATCCGCGCCATCCTGCGCCGCACCCACGCCGTCGAGGGCGAGGACGACGGCGTCGTGCGCGTGGCGGACCTCGTCCTGGACGAGGACGCCCACGAGGTCCACCGCGCGGGGGTCGAGGTCGAGCTGTCCCCCACCGAGTTCAAGCTGCTGCGCTACCTCATGCTCAACGCCGGACGGGTCGTCTCCAAGGCCCAGATCCTCGACCACGTGTGGGAGTACGACTGGAACGGCGACGCCGCCATCGTCGAGTCCTACATCTCCTACCTGCGCCGCAAGGTCGACCAGATCGACGGGCGCGACGGCGAGCCCGTCACCCCCCTCATCCAGACCCGCCGGGGCGTGGGTTACATGCTGCGCGAGCCCAAGGGCGAGTGA
- a CDS encoding uracil-DNA glycosylase, whose product MSEPKPLSEIVHPSWALALAPVEPTVHEIGARLREEVAQGRGYLPAGSDVLRAFTYPLDEVKVLIVGQDPYPTPGHPMGLSFSVQPGVRPPRSLENIYTELVNDLGLPRPTTGDLTSWSRQGVMLLNRVLTVTPGAAGSHRGWGWEAVTQRAIEALVERQAPLVAILWGRPAQSLTPMLGPTPIISSPHPSPLSASRGFFGSRPFSRANAALERMGAEPVDWRLP is encoded by the coding sequence GTGAGCGAGCCCAAGCCCCTGTCCGAGATCGTCCACCCGTCCTGGGCCCTGGCCCTGGCACCGGTCGAGCCGACGGTCCACGAGATCGGCGCGCGCCTGCGCGAGGAGGTCGCCCAGGGACGCGGGTACCTCCCCGCGGGCAGCGACGTGCTGCGGGCCTTCACCTACCCACTCGACGAGGTCAAGGTCCTCATCGTGGGCCAGGACCCGTACCCGACACCCGGGCACCCCATGGGCCTGAGCTTCTCCGTCCAGCCCGGCGTCCGGCCACCGCGCAGCCTGGAGAACATCTACACCGAGCTGGTCAACGACCTGGGCCTGCCCCGCCCGACCACCGGCGACCTCACCTCGTGGAGCAGGCAGGGCGTCATGCTGCTCAACCGTGTGCTGACCGTCACGCCGGGGGCGGCCGGCTCCCATCGTGGCTGGGGCTGGGAGGCGGTGACCCAGAGGGCCATCGAGGCGCTCGTCGAGCGCCAGGCCCCGCTCGTGGCGATCCTGTGGGGCCGGCCCGCCCAGTCGCTCACCCCGATGCTGGGCCCCACCCCGATCATCTCCTCCCCTCACCCCTCGCCGCTGAGCGCCTCCCGGGGGTTCTTCGGGTCCCGGCCGTTCTCGCGCGCCAACGCGGCCCTGGAGCGCATGGGCGCCGAGCCCGTGGACTGGCGCCTGCCCTAG
- a CDS encoding NYN domain-containing protein, with protein MTLPTYLLVDGENIDATLGMSVLGRRPEPDERPRWDRVLAYCDELADAQAGGRGDDTTALFFLNATSGHMPMGFIQALLAMDYRPVPLAGSGSPDEKVVDIGVQRTLEALAQRAESGQGAHVLLGSHDGDYVPQVERLLDAGASVGVLCFREFLNTQLAGLEARGLRIHDLESDVDAFTIALPRVRIIPLAEFDPLKFI; from the coding sequence ATGACACTCCCGACCTACCTCCTCGTCGACGGCGAGAACATCGACGCCACCTTGGGCATGAGCGTCCTGGGGCGCAGGCCCGAGCCCGACGAGCGGCCCCGCTGGGACAGGGTGCTGGCCTACTGCGACGAGCTCGCCGACGCCCAGGCCGGCGGCCGGGGTGACGACACGACGGCCCTGTTCTTCCTCAACGCCACGAGCGGGCACATGCCGATGGGCTTCATCCAGGCGCTCCTGGCCATGGACTACCGCCCCGTGCCCCTGGCCGGCTCGGGGAGCCCCGATGAGAAGGTCGTCGACATCGGTGTCCAGCGCACCCTGGAGGCCCTGGCGCAGCGGGCCGAGTCCGGCCAGGGCGCCCACGTCCTGCTCGGCAGTCACGACGGCGACTACGTCCCCCAGGTCGAGCGGCTCCTCGACGCCGGGGCCAGCGTGGGCGTGCTGTGCTTCCGGGAGTTCCTCAACACCCAGCTCGCCGGCCTCGAGGCGCGCGGCCTGAGGATCCACGACCTGGAGTCCGACGTCGACGCCTTCACCATCGCCCTGCCCCGCGTGCGCATCATCCCGCTGGCCGAGTTCGACCCGCTCAAGTTCATCTGA
- a CDS encoding ATP-binding protein, protein MRTSRRARRGVLRAAHASRPPGRQHRPTKRGRWHPLTTARRTWHSQPLRSRLALITTGLLTFGLLIASLTFTSLLETHLIRQVDDQLRATGQEVGTQGIRLMDSGSVSSMPSTYFVAVRYADGRSGLLISDETASKYGSPSTDDLGLDDPDTDHSGSSMVTVDSDKIGSDWRVVTLSFVDENTGEELGVVAVGLPLKDVAETVEVTRFVVALTDVTVILVGAMAATYLVRRALRPLRQIEGVAGRIASGDLSARVPLTEPATTEVGSLQRALNTMLQRNEQAFEVQVVAQERMTRFVSDASHELRTPLSAIRGYGELYRMGGVPAERTDEVMARIESESSRMGRLVEDLLQLARMDEGRKMVMAPVDLTAVAAGALTDMMVLAPERDCSLLALDPQAAAQGAEPGPVTVVGDKDRLSQVLTNLLGNVVRHTPEGSPVEVAVGTVPARESSIEGTTALTAVVEVRDHGPGVPIAEAEKVFERFYRADTSRNRETGGSGLGLAIVAAIVGRHGGVVRMLPTPGGGATVRIEIPTAAAGAPSPS, encoded by the coding sequence GTGCGCACCTCCAGACGTGCGCGGCGCGGCGTCCTGCGCGCCGCGCACGCCTCGAGGCCGCCGGGCCGCCAGCACCGGCCCACCAAGCGCGGCCGCTGGCACCCCCTGACCACGGCCCGCCGCACCTGGCACTCCCAGCCCCTGCGCAGCCGCCTGGCGCTTATCACGACCGGACTGCTCACCTTCGGTCTGCTCATCGCCTCCCTGACCTTCACCTCCCTGCTCGAGACCCATCTCATCAGGCAGGTCGACGACCAGCTGCGCGCCACCGGCCAGGAGGTCGGCACCCAGGGCATCCGCCTCATGGACTCCGGGTCGGTGTCCTCCATGCCCTCGACCTACTTCGTCGCGGTGCGCTACGCCGACGGGCGCTCGGGCCTGCTCATCTCCGACGAGACCGCCAGCAAGTACGGCTCGCCGTCCACCGACGACCTCGGACTCGACGACCCCGACACCGACCACTCCGGCTCCTCGATGGTGACCGTGGACTCAGACAAGATCGGCAGCGACTGGCGGGTGGTCACGCTGTCCTTCGTCGACGAGAACACCGGTGAGGAGCTGGGCGTGGTCGCCGTGGGCCTGCCCCTCAAGGACGTCGCCGAGACGGTCGAGGTCACCCGCTTCGTCGTGGCCCTCACCGACGTGACCGTCATCCTCGTGGGCGCGATGGCGGCCACCTACCTCGTGCGCCGTGCGCTGCGCCCCCTGCGCCAGATCGAGGGCGTGGCCGGGCGGATCGCCAGCGGCGACCTGTCGGCCCGCGTCCCCCTGACCGAGCCCGCGACCACCGAGGTCGGCTCCCTGCAGCGCGCGCTCAACACGATGCTCCAGCGCAACGAGCAGGCCTTCGAGGTCCAGGTCGTCGCCCAGGAGCGCATGACTCGCTTCGTCTCCGACGCCTCCCACGAGCTGCGCACCCCGTTGTCAGCCATCCGCGGCTACGGGGAGCTCTACCGCATGGGGGGCGTGCCGGCCGAGCGCACCGACGAGGTCATGGCCCGTATCGAGTCCGAGTCCTCCCGCATGGGCCGGCTCGTCGAGGACCTGCTCCAGCTCGCCCGCATGGACGAGGGCCGCAAGATGGTCATGGCGCCGGTGGACCTGACGGCGGTAGCCGCCGGGGCGCTGACCGACATGATGGTCCTGGCCCCCGAGCGCGACTGCTCACTGCTCGCGCTCGACCCCCAGGCCGCGGCCCAGGGCGCCGAGCCCGGGCCGGTCACCGTGGTCGGGGACAAGGACCGCCTGTCCCAGGTGCTCACCAACCTGCTGGGCAACGTCGTGCGCCACACCCCCGAGGGGTCCCCCGTCGAGGTCGCCGTGGGCACCGTGCCCGCTCGGGAGTCCTCCATCGAGGGCACCACCGCGCTGACCGCCGTCGTCGAGGTGCGCGACCACGGCCCGGGCGTGCCGATCGCCGAGGCGGAGAAGGTCTTCGAGCGCTTCTACCGGGCCGACACCTCACGCAACCGTGAGACAGGCGGCTCCGGGCTGGGCCTGGCGATCGTGGCCGCGATCGTCGGACGCCACGGCGGCGTCGTGCGGATGCTCCCCACCCCCGGCGGCGGGGCGACCGTGCGCATCGAGATCCCCACCGCCGCGGCGGGAGCCCCCTCACCGTCCTGA
- a CDS encoding LytR C-terminal domain-containing protein, which yields MRHYDYPDDEFDAIDDDGPVPVGAHRAPLPAWRSWAPLLVVLLVVPALAWGAVTLLGRTTGSASSTQAPAGSAETTQAADPAPSAEQEPTQAPTQEPTEEASATPTGNVDYTTGVTVHNGTVTSGLASRTGSRLENAGFTAVTVSPGSYEATTPAVTTVYYASPEEAASAYAAAEALGISEVVESADEAQSNPIVIVLRDDFQE from the coding sequence GTGAGGCACTACGACTACCCTGACGATGAGTTCGACGCCATCGACGACGACGGTCCCGTCCCTGTCGGGGCCCATCGCGCCCCGCTCCCGGCCTGGCGCAGCTGGGCTCCCCTGCTGGTCGTGCTGCTCGTCGTGCCTGCGCTCGCGTGGGGTGCCGTGACCCTCCTGGGACGGACGACGGGCTCCGCCTCGAGCACGCAGGCCCCTGCCGGCTCCGCTGAGACGACGCAGGCCGCGGACCCGGCCCCCTCGGCGGAGCAGGAGCCCACGCAGGCGCCGACGCAGGAGCCGACCGAGGAGGCCTCGGCCACGCCGACCGGCAACGTCGACTACACGACCGGGGTCACGGTCCACAACGGCACGGTGACCAGCGGACTGGCCTCCCGGACCGGCTCGAGGCTGGAGAACGCGGGCTTCACCGCGGTGACGGTCTCCCCGGGCAGCTACGAGGCCACGACCCCGGCCGTCACGACGGTGTACTACGCGTCCCCCGAGGAGGCCGCCTCCGCCTACGCCGCCGCCGAGGCGCTGGGCATCAGCGAGGTCGTCGAGTCGGCCGACGAGGCGCAGTCCAACCCGATCGTCATCGTCCTGCGCGACGACTTCCAGGAGTGA